The region GGAGTAATCTTGAAAAATATTTCTTTCAGTTCTTTGGATAAAGAGTAATCGTAAATAATAGTCGGTTGCGTGATTACAAAGATTACATAAGGATGTAAGGCAACATTTGTGATTGTAAAGATCAGCTAGTTACTGCTGCAACATCATCATCATTATCTTCCTTTATGATCTTCTCGGTTGGCAGGATTCAACTCTCATGCTTGTGTTTTAGCAGGCTAAACAAGTTATTGGAAACAAGTAAGTGGAGATTTCAACGTCATTTGTTTGGCTACTACCTTGACGAGGCTTTGTCAatgtaagaaaaatcttgagaTGCAAAGATGTTAGGCAACATTGGGCAATCATTGTATATATAGTTTTTGATCATTTGAATATTGGGGTCATTTTCCAGTACTTGTTTCAAGTaactgaaatgtttggattatctAGTTCTTGTTTATATCTTATCTGGGAGTTTAATATGTCTTGTTAATATTTTCTTATCGTTTTCTCCTTTTCTCGGTTGATGATTTCGGGAGTTTAAAGATGTATGTTCTTCctattaaaaacaatttcttGATGGAAGTAAAGGATGAAACTTAGTTGGAAAATGAACTAGTTAATATCCTCGTCTTACTTAttcatttctatttttgtttCAAGCAGCCTTAAATTATAGTCATATGGCTTCTTCTTCCTCTGCGTCTCGCTCTGCCAAGCAATGGAAGTATGAAGTTTTCTTGACCTTCAGAAGTAAAGGCGCTAGCGATTATTTTACCAGCCATCTTTATTCTTCTTTGCGTTGTAAATGGATAAATACCTATGGTGATGACAAACTTTACGGAGGAGGAGAAGAGATAACATTAGAGCATTTGGAAGTGATTAAAGAGTCAAAGATTGTTGTAATTGTTTTCTCGAAAGACTTTGCTTCTTCAACATTACGCTTGGATGAAGTGGTTAAGATAATTGAATGTAGTGAAACTTATGGACAGATAGTCGTGCCGGTATTTGTGAattcctttttaaattttggcttGTGAATTACAATTTCCTGTTGGTTCATTATCTATACATGTTATTGAAAGTTGATTATCTGCATTATACATGCTTTAAAGGGTGCTTACTCTTATATTCGGCAGGTCAGAGTTATGGCTTGTTGATGATATTGTAgaagatattataaaaaaactgagCCAGTGTCCATATGATTCAGAGTGCTTGGTGGGAATGAATTCTCGCATTGATGAAATCATAAAACTATTGTCCAATGAGTCAAAATATGTCCGCATTTTGTGAATTTGGGGAATGTGTGGCATAGGTAAAACAACCCTTGCCAAAGCTGTTTTCAAGAGGATAGCATGTCGATTTGAAAGCTGTTGGTTTCTTGAAAATGTCAAGGATGCTTATCAAAGAGATGgcgattattaaatattaaaggaATTTCTTTCTCAAATTTCAGGGGAAAAAGGTGTTGGCATCAGCCTTTCTAATATTCTGCGCTCTCCTGCTGTCAAAAGAAAGATCAATAAAAAGGTTCTAATTGTTGTGGATGATGTGAATAGAAcacaacaatttaaattttttgaaaacaatCGTTGTTTCTTTGGCAAAGGAAGCAGAATCGTTGTAACCACTAGAGACAAACAGATGATTTTGAGCAATGTCGATGACATATACGAAGTTAATGAATTATATTTCTTTGAGGCCCGAACACTTTTAAGGCAGAATGTCTTTAAGAAAACCTCTCCAATAGAAGATTATCGGCATCTATTATCTCGGTTtcttaaatttgctaaaaacaATCCCTTGGCTCTAAAAGTCTTAGGCTCCTTTTTATCTGACAAGAACCAAAGAGAATGGAAACGTGTTCTGGATGACCTGGAAAGGCTTCCTATTAGAGGTGTTCAGGATGTCTTGAAAATTAGTTTTGATAGCTTCGACGACGACGAAAAGGATATCTTTCTCTACATTGCCTGTTTTTTTAGAGGACATAGTAGAAAAGAGGTGACAAGAATTCTTAATTGTTGCGGCTTGAATGTAGATATTGGATTATGTGTTCTCATGGATAAATCTCTTATAGCTGTTTCTGGTAAGATAGAAATGTATGAATTGCTGCAAGAAATGGGAAAGGAAATTTTTCTCCAAGAATCTAGAGAGCCATGCAAAAGGAGTAGATTATGGGATCATGAAGAAATTGTTAGTGTGCTCACAAATAATCAAGTAAGGTTTAAGCGCATTTTAACTATTCTTTACAGtattattcattttgaaatttggttgaAGTATTACTATCAAAATGTTAAATAATATGATATGACATTCCGTTATGCATGTTTTCCGTTCGCAGGGAACTGATGCAATTGAAGCAATATTCCTGGACTTGTCCAAAATTAAAGCTATTGACTTAAATCCAGATGTTTTTAAGGAAATACCTCATCTAAAATTACTGTCATTTTTCTATGGGTCTGAAACAGAAACAGGTGATAAGGTGCACTTTCTCAAGGCCTGCAAAGCTTCCCCAACGAGCTGCGATATTTGTACTAGCACGGATACCCGTTGGAAACtcttgttagtagtatgtgccctaggccatttgatcatgtatatttgtagaactaatcccaatggcaaagatatatatgttccaattgaactaagtgtctcatcaactaagtgttcatttataacgtattgtccttatcacgttgtgatagaatctattcttaaggtgttaagaatatgagttacagattttattatacatgtgatctaaataacagttcatgatcgatggggtcctacgaataagggcatcgtattatcccggaaagattgtcacctctgtttattctcctgattagtaaggagttactaattataggaagtagtgagtctcatactacttgatggagatcaggataaacatgtggacactcaagatgttgagtgggtcgaacaagtgacgctagatgacttatacatggtatttcattaaagtcaatttaatgtcatctaattcataattgtacatatgtcctttgacttgcggtgacactatcttgtatataggtgattagagtttgatactccttatccctagatctttcatgagctagggtcgcggaatgtgttggctctagttagttgtatatggagataggggtttaaccaagagaggatttatcactccggatgaacggagaaaagattctatgctatctcaaattattcttgatggatgataaaacctgcgcgggtgtatatgacttacttagaaagttgtttctagtggaagtcatatttatcaagaataataactgagatgaggtcatatgattaagacaaacagtgtttgacttaaccgtgacgctagtcgagatcggaatcttagatgaagggaattttgagtgtacggtaattatgaacattggttcataaagaatgcatcgaaacattcatatctatttgggggtcgtgatatgttgctagacgtcactcacgatctacgagaattaataattaatgggatttaattatttaatataagaaaggcgtttcttatgactctcgttgccatatagatgtgaacctagtttgtcacacacaatagggtgtgcaaccgattgagtttacgagagatcgatttcatatagatactagcatatctcggaaattaatctaagatgaaaaacaagtataaattagggactaatttgtaagagttataaattagtaggcacctaattgtattttatccaagttaatgtgatgatgtcacgatgatgtcatgtgatgatgtcacgatgatgtcatgtgataatgtcacgatgatgtcatgtgatgatgtcacgatgatgtcatgtgatgatgtcacgtgatgatgtcatgtatgtctctgtgtgtgacacctagtatccgacgtgtcagaaggtggcaacacctatgcttgatgtgtgacacctagcatgtgatgtgtcagatggtggcaacacctatgcttggtgtgtgacacctagcatgtgaggtgttgcattcttaagcaaagctctaccctataaatagaggttgcctttgctcattctaaccacaccacacttaagagaccatatttgaaggagttcaagtagtcatcaatcacagaaaagcttggagaaagtttttcatacatcccagcaaagacgtaatcaaGGCGAGCGTTTGAGCCTAGGGTTGCtcagcaagagaaactcttgcagattacttcaaggtgaggattcaatcggacgcatactcgtgtggacgagcttgaggtcgccgtactatcaggactacaagaatcgttggagaatcgacataggtattcttcttacggtttctagatgcgtgctttaattactagatgatacgacgatccatttgttattgatatgatcaatttctagatccgaattgttggaattccaattttgaattgaaatatatgattcggataaaaaggggaagtgtttggatttgtttcgtaacgtttgtaaacgttttgcatgaataacaaaaaaggtgaaatgtttggatttctttagtaaccttttgaacgtttggcttaaatcgctaaaatggggacacgtttggatttgttttgtaacgtttgtaaacatttggcttaaattgctaaaaaggtgaaacgctgggatttgtttcgtaacgtttgtaaatgtttgtcttaaaattctaaaaaagaagaaacatttggatttgtttcgaaacgtttgtaaacttttggcttaaatcgctaaaaaggtgagacgtttggatttgtttcgtaacgtttgtaaatgtttggcttaaattgctaaaaaggtgaaacacttggatttgtttcgtaacgtttgtaaatgtttggcttaaaattctaaaaaggagaaacatttggatttgtttcgaaatatttgtatacttttggcttatattgctaaaaaggtgagacgtttggatttatttcataacgtttgtacacgttttgcttaaatcgctagaaaggtgaaatttttggatttcttttgtaacgtttgtaaacatttggcttaaattgctacaaaggtgaaacgcttggatttgtttcgtaacgtttgtaaatttttgggttaaattgcaaaaaaggtgaaacgcttggatttgtttcataacgtttgtaaacgtgtggcttaaatcgctgaaaatgtgaaacgtttggatttatttcgtaacattttaaacgtttggttttgttttgtaacgtttgtaaacgtttcgcttcaatcgctaaaaagatgaaacattttgatttgtttcgtaatgtttataaacgtttggctttaatcgatagaaatgcgaaaagtttggatttgtttcgcaatgtttataaacgtttggcttaaattgctaaaaaggtgagacgtttggttttgttttgtaacgtttgtaaacgtttggcttatatcgctaaaaaggtgaaacgtttggatttgtttcgtaacgttgttaaacatttgacttaaatcgccaaaaaggtgaaacgtttggatttgtttcgtaacgtctggcttaaattgctaaaaaggtgaaacattttgatttgtttcgtaatgtttgtaaacgtttggcttaaattgctaaaaatgtgaaacgtttggatttatttcgtaatattttaaacgtttggttttgtttcgtaatgtttgtaaatgtttggcttaaatcgctaaaaaggagaaacgtttggatttgttttgtaacgtttgctaaggtttggcttaaattgctaaaaaggttaaacgcttggatttgtttcgtaacgtttgtaaatgtttgtcttaaaattcaaaaaagaagaaacatttggatttgtttcgaaacgtttgttaacttttggcttaaagtgctaaaaaggtgagacgtttggatttgtttcgtaacatttgtaaacgtttggcttaaattgctaaaaagttgcaacacttggatttatttcgtaacgtttgtaaatgtttggcttaaaattctaaaaaggagaaacatttggatttgtttcgaaatgtttgtgtacatttggcttatattgctaaaaaggtgagacgtttggatttatttcgtaaagtttgtacatgttttgcttaaatcgctagaaaggtggaacgtttggatttgttttgtaacgtttgtaaacatttggcttaaattgctacaaaagtgaaacgcttggatttgttttgtaaagtttgtaaacttttggcttaaattgaaaaaaggtgaaacgcttggatttgtttcataacgtttgtacacttttggcttaaatcgctaaaaatgtgaaacgtttggatttatttcgtaacattttaaacgtttggtttgattttgtaacgtttgtaaacgtttggcttaaatcgctaaaaaggtgaaacatttggatttgttttgtaatgtttataaacttttggcttaaatcgatagaaaggcgaaacgtttggatttgtttcgcaatgtttgtaaacgtttggcttaaatcgctaaaacggtgaaacgtttgaatttttttcataacatttgtaaacgttttgcataaatcgctaaaaaggtgaaatgtttggatttgtttcgtaacattttaatcgtttggcttgagtcgctaaaatggggaaacctttggatttgtttcgtaatgtttgtaaacgtttaacttaaattgctaaaaaggtgaaatgtttggttttgtttcgtaacgtttgtaaacgttcggcttaaatcactaaaaagatgaaacatttggatttctttcttaacctatataaacatttggcttaaatcgctataaaggtgagacgtttggatttgtttcgtagcgtttgtacacgtttggcttaaatcgcttaaaagatgaaacgtttaaatttgtttcgtaacgtttgtaaacatttggcttaaatcgctagaaaggggaaacgtttggatttgtttcgtagattgtaaacgtttggcttaaattgctaaaaatttgaaacatttggatttgtttcgtaacgttttaaacgtttggttttgtttcgtaacgtttgtaaacgtttggcttaaatcgctaaaaaggtgaaaagtttggatttgtttcgtaatgtttgtaaacgttttgttagtagtatgtgccgtagggccattttgtatttatacttgtataaacaaatcccattttcaatgatatatatgttttatttgaactaagtgcctcatcaactaagtgtttatttattgcatattgtccttatcacattgtgatagaatctattcttaaggtgttgagaatatgagtgacaaaattctattatacaagtgatttaaataaccgttcacaatcgatggggtcctacgaataagggcatcacattattccagaaagattgtcacctctgtttattcttctgattagtaaagagttactaattataggaagcagtgagtctcatactacctgatggggatcagaataaacatatggatactcaaagggtttgagtgagtcgaacaagtgacgctagatgacttatacagggtatttcatcaaagtcaatttaatgtcatctatttcatgATTGTACATATGTTCTTTGACTTGCGgcgacactatcttgtatataggtgattagagtttgatactcctaatccctagatctttcatgagctagggtcgcgggatgtgttagctctagttagttgtatatggagacaggggtttaaccaagagaggattaaTATGCTATCTCaatttgttcttgatggatgataaaacctgcgcaggtgtgtatatgacttacttagaaagttgtttctagtggaagtcatacttatcaagaataagaactgagatgaggtcatatcaTCAAGataaacagtgtttgacttaaccgtgacactagtcgagatcggaatcttagatgaagggaattttgagtatacggtaattatgaacattggttcataaagaatgcattgaaacatacatatctatttgggggtcgtgatatgttgctagacgtcactcacgatctacgagaattaataattaatgggattcaattatttaatataagaaaggcgtttcttataactctcgttgccatatagatgtgaacctagtttgtcacacacaatagggtgtcaaccgattgagtttacgagagatcgattccatatagatactagcatatctcggaaattaatctaagatgaaaaaacaaatacaattacggactaatttgtaagagttataaattagtaggcacctaattgtattttattcaaGTTAATATGaggatgtcatgtgatgatgtcacgatgatgtcatgcgatgatgtcacgatgatgtcatttGATAATGTcacatgatgatgtcatgtatgtctctgtgtgtgacacctagcatccgacgtgtcagaatggtggcaacacctatgcttgatgtgtgacacctagcatgtgatgtgtcagatggttgCAACATCTATTCTTGGTATATGatacctagcatgtgaggtgtcgaatggtggaaACACCTTTTCTTGGTgagtgacacctagcatgtgaggtgttgcattcttaagcaaagctctaccctataaatagaggttgcctttgctcattttACACACACCACACATAAGAGAGCATATCTGAAGTAGTTCAAGTAGtaatcaatcacagaaaagcttggagaaagcttttcatacatcccagcaaagacgtaatcgaggcgagagtttgagcttagggttgctcggtaagagaaactcttgcataTTACTTTAAGgcaaggattcaatcggacgcatactcgtgtggacgagcttgaggtcgtcgTACTATCAGGACTACAAGAACgtttggagaatcgacataggtattcttcttacggtgtCTAAatgcatgctttaattactagatgatacgaccatccatttgttattgatatgatcaatttctggatccaaactgttggaattccaattttgaattgaaatatacgattcggaccatCACGTCCCGTTGCACcaacacgtttggcttaaatctcaagaaaggtgaaacatttggatttgcttcgtaatgtttgtaaatgtttggcttaaattgctaaaaaggtgaaacgcttggatttgtttcgtaacatttgtaaacgtttggcttaaattgctaaaaaggagaaacgcttggatttgtttcgtaaagttttaaacgtttggttttgtatcataacgtttgtaaacgtttggcttaaatcgctaaaaatgggaaacgtttggatttgtttcgtaacgtttgtaaacgtttggcttaaatccctagaaaggtgaaacgtttggatttgtttcgtaacatttgtaatgtttggcttaaattgcaaaaaaggtaaaacgtttggatttgtttcgtaacgttagtaaacgttttggcttaaatttctaaaaatgagaaacgtttcgatttgttttggaacgttcaaaacatttggtttgttttgtaacgtttgtaaacgtttggcttaaatcgctaaaaaggtgaaacgtttggatctgtttggtaacgtttgtaaacgtttggcttaaatagctagaaaggggaaacatttggatttgtttcataacgtttgtaaacgtttgacttaaattgctaaaaaggtgaaacgtttggatttgtttcgtaacatttgtaaacgtttggcttaaattgctaaaaaggtgaaacgtttggatctgttttgaatcattttaaacgtttggcttaaattgctaaataggggaaatgtttggatctgttttgaaacattttaaacgtttggcttaaatcgctaaataggggaaacgtttggatttgtttcgtaacgtttgtaaacgtttggcttaaattgctaaaaacatgaaatgtttggttttgtttcatagcgtttgtaaacgttcggtttaaatcaataaaaggatgaagcatttggttttgtttcgtaacgtttctaaatgtttggcttaaaattctaaaaaggagaaacatttggatttgtttcaaaatgtttgtacacgtttggcttaaatcgctaaaaaggtgaaacttatggatttttttcataacgtttgtaaacgtttggcttcaaatactaaaaaggggaaacatttggatttgtttcgtaacgtttgtaaacgctttgcataaatcgctaaaacagtgaaatgtttggatttgtttcgtaacgttttaaacgtttggcttaaatcgctaaaatggagaagcatttggatttttcgtaacatttgtaaacgttaggcttgaattgctaaaaaggtgaaatgtttggttttgtttcgtaacgtttgtaaaggttcggctgaaatcgcaaaaaagatgaaacatttgggtttgtttcgtaacgtttgtaaacttttggcttaaattgctaaaaaggtgaaacgattggatttgtttcgtaacgtttgtaaacgtttggctttaattgctaaaaagatgaaacaattggttttgtttcgtaacgtttgtaaaggtttggcttaaatcaataaaaatgtgaaacgtttggatttgtttcgtaacgttttaatcgtttggttttgtttcgtaatgtttgtaaatgtttggcttaaatcgctaaaaaggcgaaacgtttggatttgtttcgcaacgtttaaatttttggcttaaattccaaaaaaggcgaaatgtttggatttgttttgtaacattttgtaaacgttcggcttaaatcgctaaaaaggtgaaacgtttggatttgtttggtaacattctgtaaacgtttggcttaaattgctaaaaaggtgaaacgtttggatttgtttcgtaacatttgtaaacgtttggcttaaattgctaaaaaggtgaaacgtttggatctgttttgaatcattttaaacgtttggcttaaattgctaaataggggaaatgtttggatctgttttgaaacattttaaacgtttggcttaaatcgctaaataggggaaacatttggcttaaatcactaaataggggaaacgtttggatttgtttcgtaatgtttgtaaacgtttggctaaaattgctaaaaacgtgaaatgtttggttttgtttcataacgtttgtaaacgttctgtttaaatcaataaaaggatgaaacgtttggttttgtttcgtaacgtttctaaatatttggcttaaaattctaaaaaggagaaacatttggatttgtttcgaaatgtttgtacacgtttggcttaaatcgctaaaaaggtgaaacttttggatttttttcataacgtttgtaaacgtttggcttaaatccctaaaatggggaaacatttgtaaacgtttggcttaaattgctaaa is a window of Mercurialis annua linkage group LG2, ddMerAnnu1.2, whole genome shotgun sequence DNA encoding:
- the LOC126668422 gene encoding disease resistance protein RPP2A-like encodes the protein MILSNVDDIYEVNELYFFEARTLLRQNVFKKTSPIEDYRHLLSRFLKFAKNNPLALKVLGSFLSDKNQREWKRVLDDLERLPIRGVQDVLKISFDSFDDDEKDIFLYIACFFRGHSRKEVTRILNCCGLNVDIGLCVLMDKSLIAVSGKIEMYELLQEMGKEIFLQESREPCKRSRLWDHEEIVSVLTNNQGTDAIEAIFLDLSKIKAIDLNPDVFKEIPHLKLLSFFYGSETETGDKVHFLKACKASPTSCDICTSTDTRWKLLWLQHLFLVYDT